A single genomic interval of Stieleria maiorica harbors:
- a CDS encoding zinc-binding dehydrogenase: MKSAAVVNFAPEPESVELREIDRPSIGPEDVLLEVANVGVCGSDLHQWTANHSWPVNYPVVLGHEFGGHIAEIGSAVQGWKEGDRVVSETAAIIDQKNPMTRRGLYNLDPSRKGFGYGVDGAMTKYVRVPARILHAVPDALPFEHACLTEPCCVAYNAVVRNARIEPGDRVIVLGPGTIGILCAAMARLCGAEVALVGLESDRRRLEIAQEHYGCESIVGDASDWARRRDGLGCDGVIDAAGASATLKIAIDVVRPAGWISKVGWGPQPLGFNLDPLVQKNVTLQGSFSHNWPIWERVLALLTSGQLNVQPIIGGVWPIDQWHEAFEKMHQGEVVKSVLKPS, from the coding sequence ATGAAATCAGCCGCCGTCGTCAATTTTGCCCCCGAACCGGAATCGGTCGAATTGAGGGAGATCGATCGGCCGTCGATCGGACCGGAGGATGTGTTGTTGGAAGTGGCCAACGTCGGCGTCTGCGGCAGCGATCTGCACCAATGGACCGCCAATCATTCCTGGCCGGTCAATTATCCGGTCGTCTTGGGCCACGAGTTCGGCGGCCACATCGCTGAAATCGGTTCTGCGGTCCAGGGTTGGAAAGAAGGCGATCGGGTCGTCAGTGAGACGGCCGCGATCATCGACCAGAAAAACCCGATGACACGCCGCGGGCTCTACAATCTGGACCCGTCCCGCAAAGGGTTCGGATATGGCGTCGACGGGGCGATGACGAAGTACGTTCGCGTTCCAGCGCGCATCCTGCACGCCGTTCCCGATGCGTTGCCGTTTGAACACGCCTGTCTGACCGAACCTTGCTGTGTGGCCTACAACGCGGTGGTTCGCAACGCGCGGATCGAACCGGGCGACCGCGTGATCGTGCTGGGGCCGGGAACGATCGGCATCCTGTGTGCCGCGATGGCGCGTCTGTGCGGTGCCGAAGTCGCCTTGGTCGGTTTGGAATCGGATCGGCGACGGCTGGAGATCGCCCAGGAGCATTATGGGTGTGAAAGCATCGTCGGGGATGCGAGCGACTGGGCCCGCCGACGCGACGGTCTGGGATGCGATGGTGTCATCGATGCGGCCGGGGCCAGTGCGACGTTGAAGATTGCGATCGATGTCGTCCGACCGGCCGGTTGGATCAGCAAGGTCGGCTGGGGGCCGCAACCGCTCGGTTTCAATCTGGATCCCCTGGTGCAAAAGAACGTCACGCTGCAAGGCAGTTTCAGTCACAACTGGCCGATCTGGGAACGCGTTCTCGCTTTGCTTACGAGCGGTCAATTGAACGTCCAGCCGATCATCGGTGGGGTCTGGCCGATCGATCAGTGGCACGAGGCGTTCGAAAAAATGCACCAGGGCGAAGTCGTCAAATCTGTTTTGAAACCCA
- a CDS encoding 3-keto-disaccharide hydrolase gives MILGRLMCGVVAVSLCLTGSVASAEDGKWVSLFDGETLDGWEKVGNEESVWKVEDGAIAGSGPPSMLVNTTGPYKNFRYRAEIKINDGGNSGLYFRTTRKPGFTDGYEAQIDSTHTDPIRTGSIYGMCHVYQQHVKPGTWFTYDLEVRDDVWRGRNMTRIKVTVDGNELYEYLDFDLTFKSGHFAFQQHDPGSKVHIRKVEVMELP, from the coding sequence ATGATTTTGGGTCGTTTGATGTGTGGCGTTGTTGCCGTGTCGCTTTGTTTGACCGGATCGGTCGCTTCGGCCGAGGACGGCAAGTGGGTGTCCTTGTTCGACGGTGAAACGCTCGACGGCTGGGAAAAGGTCGGCAACGAGGAAAGTGTTTGGAAAGTCGAAGACGGTGCGATCGCCGGTTCCGGACCGCCGTCGATGCTGGTCAACACGACCGGTCCCTACAAGAATTTTCGCTACCGCGCGGAAATCAAAATCAACGACGGTGGAAATTCGGGGCTCTATTTCCGCACCACGCGCAAGCCGGGATTCACCGACGGCTACGAAGCCCAAATCGACAGCACGCACACCGACCCCATTCGCACCGGATCGATCTATGGGATGTGTCACGTTTACCAACAACACGTCAAGCCGGGGACTTGGTTCACCTATGACCTGGAGGTTCGCGACGATGTCTGGCGGGGACGCAACATGACGCGGATCAAGGTCACCGTCGATGGAAACGAGTTGTACGAGTACTTGGATTTCGATTTGACTTTCAAATCCGGACACTTCGCGTTCCAACAACACGACCCGGGCAGCAAGGTTCACATTCGCAAAGTCGAAGTGATGGAACTGCCGTAG
- a CDS encoding orotidine 5'-phosphate decarboxylase / HUMPS family protein: MRPLVQISLDLTNIDEALETAEIAMRAGVDWLEAGTPLILAEGLHGVRALRSAFPETPIVADLKTMDGGYLEAEMMAKAGATHVVVMARAHEETIRCVVKAGADFGCKVMGDNMVSEDMVAGAKWLEDLGCDFVIHHIGYDERRGIAARGLRMPSPLDQLREVVNAVKIPVQAVGGLSLEQAIECPKYGAPLVVLGAPLTIDADAFKTADGDLEGSLKLICDAVHAQSVN; the protein is encoded by the coding sequence ATGCGACCCCTCGTCCAAATCTCACTCGACTTGACCAACATCGACGAAGCCCTCGAAACGGCCGAGATCGCCATGCGTGCCGGCGTCGATTGGTTGGAGGCCGGGACACCGTTGATCTTGGCCGAAGGGCTGCACGGCGTGCGGGCCCTGCGGTCGGCTTTTCCCGAGACGCCGATCGTGGCGGACCTGAAGACGATGGACGGCGGCTACCTGGAAGCCGAAATGATGGCCAAGGCGGGGGCCACACACGTCGTCGTGATGGCTCGCGCCCATGAAGAAACCATCCGCTGCGTCGTCAAAGCGGGCGCGGATTTCGGTTGCAAGGTGATGGGGGACAACATGGTCTCGGAGGACATGGTGGCCGGCGCGAAGTGGCTGGAGGACCTGGGCTGTGATTTCGTGATCCACCACATCGGTTACGACGAACGGCGTGGGATCGCCGCGCGTGGGTTGCGGATGCCGAGTCCGCTGGATCAGCTGCGCGAGGTCGTCAATGCGGTTAAAATCCCTGTGCAGGCGGTCGGCGGACTTTCCTTGGAACAAGCGATCGAGTGTCCCAAGTACGGCGCACCGCTGGTCGTGCTGGGTGCCCCGCTGACGATCGACGCCGACGCCTTCAAAACCGCCGACGGGGATTTGGAAGGATCGCTCAAGTTGATCTGCGATGCGGTCCACGCACAATCTGTGAACTAG